GAGGCGGACCACGGTCTGATGGTCTGGGACGGGAAGAGTCCGGGTACTGCGCTGAACGTTTTGCGTCTCTTATGTGCTGGCAAGACGGCTGTCTTGTTCAACGTACCCGCGCGCCGCGCAGTGATGTTCAAGCGGATGGCCGACTGGGACCTGTTCCTGAGCGAGGCGGATGAAGAGCTCCGACGCTCTCTCCGTGAGAGGGCGACGGACGCGGAATGGTTGGCGCGCGATGCAATCCGCCAACCAGGCGGGCTCGATTCGCTCGCCGCGCCGACGGGCGATTTCGGACCGTTGCAGAGCGAGGCCGAGTTGCACGCGACGCTCGATGAGGCATTGAAGGCTGGAGACGCGAAGGCGATCATCGAGGCGCTGGGGAGGATCGCGCGGGTGCGGGGCATGAGCCGGGTCGCCCGAGACACCGGACTTGCGCGTGAAGGGCTCTATCGCGCCCTGAGCGCCGACGGGAACCCTGAATTCTCCACCGTCTTGAAGGTCCTTAACGCCATGGGTTTCAG
This is a stretch of genomic DNA from Labrys wisconsinensis. It encodes these proteins:
- a CDS encoding addiction module antidote protein; the protein is MNTVFVGGSRAISRLPVQVREWLDDMRQRGLRIVVGDADGVDRAIQKHFLDAAYPRLTVFCSGSICRNNLGHWPTEHVATGEWTRGYQFYAAKDRIMAGEADHGLMVWDGKSPGTALNVLRLLCAGKTAVLFNVPARRAVMFKRMADWDLFLSEADEELRRSLRERATDAEWLARDAIRQPGGLDSLAAPTGDFGPLQSEAELHATLDEALKAGDAKAIIEALGRIARVRGMSRVARDTGLAREGLYRALSADGNPEFSTVLKVLNAMGFRLGAMKLAA